Proteins encoded together in one Desulfomicrobium apsheronum window:
- a CDS encoding ABC transporter permease subunit: MNELKKSIMVSLWFMFLTFPLMVIRVNTIENTVIWRWENMALIGIGSFVLSFVWRWAMRRKEAGDAVAASGEKKSGKLAELANNPALTNSFRAFFLVVFLVTPWLVTTYQTNILISFLLYVVLGLGLNIIVGVAGLLFLGHAAFYAIGAYSYALLNQYFGLGFWVALPLGGVIAALAGIALAFPVLRLRGDYLAIVTLGFGEIVRLVLENWSDLTGGPSGISNIPRPGLFDAKLSVADANIYIYYIVLALAIITIIAVTRLKDSRIGRALQALREDEIACEAMGIDRVGVKVMAFGLGTAWAGFAGVIFAAKTTFINPASFTFFESAIILSIVVLGGMGSNLGVILGSAFLVLLPEYLRAFSEYRMILFASAMVLMMVFRPQGLIPAKGRSYTVDDPELNAANGGRI; this comes from the coding sequence ATGAACGAGTTGAAAAAATCCATCATGGTCAGCCTGTGGTTCATGTTCCTGACCTTTCCCCTCATGGTTATCCGCGTCAATACCATTGAAAATACGGTGATTTGGCGCTGGGAGAACATGGCCTTGATAGGCATCGGCAGTTTTGTGCTGTCCTTTGTGTGGCGCTGGGCCATGCGGCGCAAGGAAGCCGGTGACGCAGTGGCGGCGTCCGGAGAAAAGAAGAGCGGCAAATTGGCGGAGCTGGCCAACAACCCGGCACTGACCAATTCGTTTCGAGCTTTTTTTCTGGTCGTCTTTCTGGTCACTCCCTGGCTTGTGACCACATACCAGACCAATATCCTCATTTCCTTTTTGCTTTACGTCGTGCTCGGGCTCGGCCTGAACATCATCGTCGGCGTGGCCGGCCTGCTGTTTCTCGGCCATGCGGCCTTCTACGCCATCGGCGCCTATTCCTACGCGCTCCTGAACCAGTATTTCGGTCTTGGCTTCTGGGTTGCACTGCCTCTGGGCGGCGTGATCGCGGCTTTGGCGGGCATCGCACTGGCCTTTCCGGTGCTGCGGCTACGCGGAGACTATCTGGCCATCGTCACCCTCGGTTTCGGCGAGATTGTGCGCCTGGTGCTTGAGAACTGGAGCGATCTGACGGGAGGTCCTTCGGGCATCTCGAACATTCCGCGCCCGGGCCTGTTTGACGCAAAGCTCTCGGTTGCAGATGCAAACATCTATATTTATTATATTGTGTTGGCTTTGGCCATCATCACCATCATCGCGGTGACCCGCCTCAAGGATTCGCGCATCGGTCGCGCCCTGCAGGCCCTGCGTGAAGATGAGATCGCTTGCGAGGCGATGGGCATCGACCGGGTCGGCGTGAAGGTCATGGCTTTTGGCCTGGGCACTGCCTGGGCCGGGTTCGCGGGAGTCATCTTCGCGGCCAAGACCACCTTCATCAACCCCGCGAGCTTTACCTTTTTCGAATCGGCCATCATTTTGTCCATTGTCGTTCTGGGCGGGATGGGTTCAAACCTCGGGGTCATCCTCGGTTCCGCCTTTCTGGTGCTCCTGCCGGAATATCTGCGCGCCTTTTCCGAGTATCGCATGATCCTTTTCGCCTCCGCCATGGTGCTCATGATGGTCTTTCGACCTCAGGGGCTCATTCCGGCCAAGGGGCGCTCCTACACGGTGGACGATCCTGAATTGAACGCGGCCAATGGAGGACGTATCTAG
- a CDS encoding ABC transporter ATP-binding protein, with protein sequence MKPVLDVTAVSMNFGGLRALNEVQLEVQSGEIVALIGPNGAGKTTFFNCITSIYEPTEGEVWFTPRNGARTKVNGLKPNLVTELGMARTFQNIRLFKNMSVLENVMIARHCRTKTGIWGALLRSPSVLREEKEIVDRSYELLKYMGLHKFYKELACNLPYGAQRRLEIARALATDPTLLLLDEPAAGMNPQETETLKHLVFKIRDEMDMAILLIEHDMSMVMSLSGRIYVMEYGCLIASGTPSEISSDPRVIKAYLGEEAHA encoded by the coding sequence ATGAAACCGGTACTCGACGTCACGGCTGTGTCCATGAATTTTGGAGGCTTGCGCGCTTTGAACGAAGTGCAGCTTGAGGTCCAGTCAGGAGAGATCGTCGCGCTCATCGGCCCCAACGGGGCGGGCAAGACCACCTTCTTCAACTGCATCACAAGCATCTACGAACCAACCGAAGGCGAAGTCTGGTTCACGCCCAGGAATGGGGCGCGGACCAAGGTCAATGGCCTCAAGCCCAATCTGGTCACGGAACTCGGCATGGCCCGGACCTTCCAGAATATCCGGCTTTTCAAGAACATGAGCGTGCTCGAAAACGTCATGATCGCCCGCCACTGCCGGACCAAGACCGGCATCTGGGGCGCGCTTCTGCGTTCGCCCAGTGTGCTCCGCGAGGAAAAGGAGATCGTGGATCGGAGCTATGAGCTGCTCAAGTATATGGGATTGCACAAGTTCTACAAGGAACTGGCCTGCAATCTGCCTTACGGAGCCCAGCGCCGCCTTGAAATCGCCCGTGCCCTGGCCACTGACCCGACGCTTCTGCTGCTTGATGAACCCGCAGCGGGCATGAACCCGCAGGAAACCGAGACGCTCAAGCATCTGGTTTTCAAGATCCGGGACGAGATGGACATGGCCATCCTGCTCATCGAACACGACATGAGCATGGTCATGAGCCTCTCGGGGCGCATTTACGTCATGGAGTACGGCTGTCTCATCGCCAGCGGCACTCCGTCCGAGATCAGCAGCGATCCTCGGGTCATCAAAGCCTACCTCGGGGAGGAAGCGCATGCTTGA
- a CDS encoding ABC transporter ATP-binding protein, translated as MLELKNVCTFYGNIQALHGISMHIDKGEIVSLIGANGAGKSTTLMSICGGVPPRSGEILFEGQPIHQVKADRIVRMGISQVPEGRLIFPEMTVMENLDLGAFLRNDKVGIAQDLEYVFTLFPILAERRKQLGGTLSGGEQQMLAISRALMARPRLLLLDEPSLGLAPIIIAQIFDIIRKVNESGTTVFLVEQNANQALKIAHRAYVMENGRITLEDSGAALLSNEDVKKAYLGI; from the coding sequence ATGCTTGAGCTCAAGAACGTCTGCACATTCTATGGAAACATCCAGGCCCTGCACGGAATTTCCATGCACATCGACAAGGGGGAGATCGTTTCCCTGATCGGTGCCAACGGCGCAGGCAAGAGCACCACGCTCATGTCCATCTGCGGTGGGGTTCCGCCCCGAAGCGGCGAGATTCTGTTCGAGGGCCAGCCCATTCATCAGGTCAAGGCGGACCGGATCGTGCGCATGGGCATCTCGCAGGTGCCTGAAGGACGGCTCATATTCCCGGAAATGACGGTCATGGAGAACCTGGATCTGGGGGCCTTTCTGCGCAACGACAAGGTCGGCATCGCCCAGGATCTGGAATATGTCTTCACGCTCTTTCCCATTCTGGCCGAACGACGCAAGCAGCTCGGCGGCACCCTGTCCGGCGGCGAGCAGCAGATGCTGGCCATTTCCCGCGCGCTCATGGCACGGCCGAGGTTGTTGCTGCTGGACGAACCCTCGCTCGGCCTCGCGCCGATCATCATCGCTCAAATTTTCGACATCATTCGCAAGGTCAATGAATCGGGAACCACGGTTTTTCTGGTCGAGCAGAACGCCAATCAGGCGCTCAAGATCGCTCACAGGGCCTATGTCATGGAAAACGGCCGCATAACGCTTGAGGACTCGGGCGCGGCCCTGCTCTCCAATGAGGATGTCAAAAAGGCTTACCTGGGGATCTAG
- the guaB gene encoding IMP dehydrogenase, with amino-acid sequence MDKFLGKALTFDDVLLAPAYSEVTPDQVILNTRLTPAIELNIPFLSAAMDTVTESRMAISLARAGGIGIVHKNMTVEQQALEVVKVKKSESGMIVDPITVAPDDTVGHALELMRDYRISGLPVVLGDQLVGIVTNRDVRFVTDMSAKVSEVMTSKRLVTVPVGISLEDAKRHLHDNRIEKLLVVDEGNKLKGLLTIKDIDKVRKYPNACKDEMGRLRVGAAVGIGTGRAERVEALVKAGADVIVLDSAHGHSRNILDAVRATKTEWPDVQIIAGNVATYEGAKALIAAGADAVKVGIGPGSICTTRIVAGVGVPQITAIMECVRACREEGRCCIADGGVKFSGDVVKALVAGADTVMMGSMFAGTEESPGEKILYQGRTYKIYRGMGSIDAMKDGSSDRYFQEGSKKLVPEGIVGRVPYKGSVLETIDQLVGGVRSGMGYLGAKDIETMQQKAQFVEISAAGLRESHVHDVIITKEAPNYRVDAY; translated from the coding sequence ATGGATAAATTTCTAGGCAAGGCGTTGACCTTCGACGATGTCCTGCTTGCTCCGGCGTACTCTGAAGTGACGCCGGATCAGGTCATTTTGAACACCAGACTGACTCCGGCCATTGAACTCAACATCCCCTTCTTGAGCGCGGCCATGGACACGGTCACGGAGTCGCGCATGGCTATTTCCCTGGCTCGGGCCGGGGGCATCGGCATCGTGCACAAGAACATGACCGTCGAGCAGCAGGCCCTTGAGGTCGTGAAGGTCAAGAAGTCGGAATCGGGCATGATTGTCGATCCGATTACCGTGGCCCCCGACGACACCGTCGGTCATGCGCTTGAGCTCATGCGCGACTACCGCATCTCCGGCCTGCCGGTGGTCCTTGGCGACCAGCTCGTGGGCATCGTCACCAATCGCGACGTGCGCTTCGTGACCGACATGTCCGCCAAGGTCAGTGAAGTCATGACCAGCAAGAGGCTTGTCACCGTGCCGGTGGGCATTTCCCTGGAAGACGCCAAGCGGCACCTGCATGACAATCGCATCGAGAAGCTTCTCGTGGTGGACGAAGGCAACAAGCTCAAAGGGCTTTTAACCATCAAGGACATCGACAAAGTCCGCAAGTATCCCAACGCCTGCAAGGACGAGATGGGACGCCTTCGTGTCGGTGCGGCCGTGGGTATCGGCACCGGACGTGCCGAACGCGTCGAGGCGCTGGTCAAAGCCGGCGCGGACGTGATCGTCCTGGATTCGGCCCATGGCCATTCCCGAAATATTCTGGACGCGGTCCGCGCGACCAAGACCGAGTGGCCGGATGTTCAGATCATCGCCGGCAACGTGGCTACCTACGAAGGGGCCAAGGCCCTCATCGCGGCGGGCGCCGATGCGGTGAAGGTGGGGATTGGGCCCGGCTCGATTTGCACCACGCGCATCGTGGCCGGTGTGGGTGTGCCGCAGATCACGGCCATCATGGAATGCGTACGGGCTTGCCGCGAAGAAGGCCGCTGCTGCATCGCCGATGGCGGTGTGAAATTCTCCGGTGACGTGGTCAAGGCTCTGGTCGCCGGAGCCGATACGGTCATGATGGGCTCCATGTTCGCTGGAACCGAGGAGAGCCCGGGCGAAAAGATTCTGTATCAGGGCCGCACCTACAAGATTTATCGCGGCATGGGTTCCATCGACGCCATGAAGGACGGCAGCAGCGATCGCTATTTCCAGGAAGGGTCGAAGAAGCTCGTTCCCGAGGGCATTGTCGGCCGGGTTCCCTACAAGGGCTCGGTGCTTGAGACCATCGATCAGCTTGTCGGCGGAGTGCGCTCCGGGATGGGCTATCTGGGCGCCAAGGACATCGAGACCATGCAGCAAAAGGCCCAGTTCGTGGAAATCTCTGCGGCCGGTCTGCGCGAAAGTCACGTTCACGACGTGATCATCACCAAGGAAGCGCCCAATTACAGGGTGGACGCGTACTGA
- the guaA gene encoding glutamine-hydrolyzing GMP synthase, whose protein sequence is MDIQEKVIILDFGSQYTQLIARRTRESGVYSEIHPCNIGIDELKAMQPSAIILSGGPASVSSPDSPGIDPCIFEWGLPILGICYGMQLMAHMLGGKVAPSLDREYGRSDLYFEGQCPLWHTVSEAEKLTVWMSHGDHVLAVPPGFSVTAKTQNIEIAAMADVSRKMYALQFHPEVAHTEQGDEILRNFLFHVADLKSVWTMSSFVDSMLQALPEQIGDDKVVCGLSGGIDSTVVAVLLNKAIGKNLHCIFVDNGLLRAGEGDEVIGYLRQHFDLNLHYIKAQDKFLSRLEGLDDPEQKRKIIGYTFIEVFEEEAKKIPGVKYLAQGTLYPDVIESISFKGPSAVIKSHHNVGGLPEKMDFALVEPLRELFKDEVRKVAQELGLPDFIVWRHPFPGPGLAIRVIGEITDERLEILRQADKIVQHELMASNWYYKVWQGFAVLLPLKTVGVMGDERTYEHVIALRIVDSIDAMTADWSRIPTEILGRMSSRIINEVKGVNRVVYDISSKPPSTIEWE, encoded by the coding sequence ATGGATATACAAGAAAAAGTCATCATTCTGGATTTCGGGTCCCAATACACCCAGCTCATCGCCAGGCGCACCCGTGAATCCGGTGTCTATTCCGAGATTCATCCCTGCAATATCGGCATAGACGAGCTCAAGGCCATGCAGCCCAGCGCCATCATCCTTTCCGGTGGTCCGGCCTCCGTGTCCAGCCCCGACTCTCCGGGCATTGATCCCTGTATCTTCGAGTGGGGCCTCCCGATCCTTGGTATTTGCTACGGCATGCAGCTCATGGCGCACATGCTCGGCGGCAAGGTCGCGCCTTCGCTTGACCGTGAATACGGCCGCAGCGATCTTTACTTCGAAGGACAATGCCCTTTGTGGCACACGGTCTCCGAGGCTGAGAAACTTACGGTCTGGATGTCCCACGGGGACCATGTCCTGGCCGTTCCTCCGGGTTTTTCGGTCACGGCCAAGACCCAGAACATCGAGATCGCGGCCATGGCCGACGTCAGCCGTAAGATGTATGCGCTGCAGTTCCATCCCGAGGTGGCGCACACCGAGCAGGGTGACGAGATCCTGCGCAATTTCCTATTCCATGTGGCGGATCTCAAATCCGTCTGGACCATGTCCTCGTTCGTGGATTCCATGCTCCAGGCGCTGCCGGAGCAGATCGGCGACGACAAGGTCGTGTGCGGTCTCTCAGGCGGCATCGATTCCACCGTTGTGGCGGTGCTTCTGAACAAGGCCATCGGCAAGAATCTGCATTGCATCTTTGTCGACAACGGCCTGCTGCGTGCGGGCGAGGGCGACGAGGTCATCGGCTACCTGCGCCAGCATTTCGATCTGAACCTGCATTACATCAAGGCGCAGGACAAATTCCTGTCCCGGCTTGAAGGGCTTGATGATCCCGAGCAGAAGCGCAAGATCATCGGCTACACCTTCATCGAGGTTTTCGAGGAAGAGGCCAAGAAAATTCCTGGGGTCAAGTATCTGGCCCAGGGCACGCTCTATCCCGACGTCATCGAATCCATCAGTTTCAAGGGTCCTTCCGCCGTGATCAAGAGTCATCACAACGTCGGCGGGTTGCCTGAAAAGATGGATTTCGCCCTGGTCGAACCCCTGCGCGAGTTGTTCAAGGACGAAGTGCGCAAGGTCGCCCAGGAACTGGGGCTACCTGATTTCATCGTGTGGCGCCACCCGTTCCCGGGTCCCGGCCTTGCCATCCGCGTCATCGGCGAGATTACAGACGAGCGTCTTGAAATTCTGCGTCAGGCCGACAAGATCGTGCAGCACGAGCTCATGGCTTCCAACTGGTACTACAAAGTCTGGCAGGGATTTGCCGTACTGCTGCCGCTGAAGACGGTTGGCGTCATGGGCGATGAGCGTACTTACGAACACGTCATCGCCCTGCGCATTGTCGATTCCATAGACGCCATGACCGCCGACTGGTCCAGGATCCCGACTGAAATCCTGGGGCGCATGTCGAGCAGGATCATCAACGAAGTAAAAGGGGTGAATCGCGTCGTGTACGACATTTCGTCCAAGCCGCCGAGCACCATAGAGTGGGAATAG
- the tatB gene encoding Sec-independent protein translocase protein TatB has product MFGIGSTELIVILIVALIVIGPAKLPEMAKSLGKALGEFRRVSTDVKRTIEMEAEQSEQKVKTEQAKKELFPETAATAEPKDAAAPAPAQPAEQPTVQATENEKDKA; this is encoded by the coding sequence ATGTTTGGAATTGGGTCCACGGAACTTATAGTTATTCTCATTGTCGCCCTGATCGTCATCGGGCCGGCCAAGCTGCCTGAAATGGCCAAGTCCCTGGGCAAGGCCCTGGGCGAATTTCGGCGAGTCAGCACCGATGTGAAGCGGACCATCGAAATGGAAGCTGAGCAGTCCGAGCAGAAGGTGAAGACGGAGCAGGCCAAGAAGGAGCTTTTTCCTGAAACCGCAGCCACTGCCGAGCCTAAGGACGCGGCTGCTCCTGCTCCCGCCCAACCTGCCGAGCAACCCACCGTGCAGGCCACGGAGAACGAAAAGGACAAGGCATGA
- the tatC gene encoding twin-arginine translocase subunit TatC, whose translation MTFTEHLNELRVRLVRCIIAAFVGLLVCYAFAEQLFMMLMQPLITLLEPSGGSLIYTGLPEAFFTHLKVAAIAGLFVASPYIFYQLWMFIAPGLYEGERKYMIPIALCSALCFVAGALFGYYVVFPFGFQFFLGYASDVIKPMPSVREYFSFSTSMLFAFGFIFELPLFMFFLSILGIVTHQTLRKYRKFAILGSFVVAAVLTPPDVVSQSLMAGPLCILYEVGIWVAYAFGKKRKESPAEDDATAEAKG comes from the coding sequence ATGACGTTCACCGAGCACCTGAATGAGCTTCGGGTGCGTTTGGTGCGATGCATCATCGCGGCTTTCGTGGGCCTTCTGGTCTGTTACGCGTTTGCCGAGCAACTCTTCATGATGCTCATGCAGCCGCTTATCACGTTGCTCGAACCATCCGGCGGCTCGCTCATCTACACAGGTCTGCCCGAGGCCTTCTTCACCCACCTCAAGGTCGCGGCCATCGCCGGACTGTTCGTGGCCAGCCCGTACATTTTCTATCAGCTCTGGATGTTCATCGCTCCCGGTCTTTACGAAGGGGAGCGAAAATACATGATCCCCATAGCCTTGTGCTCGGCCCTTTGTTTTGTGGCCGGGGCTCTTTTCGGGTATTATGTGGTATTCCCGTTTGGTTTTCAGTTTTTTCTGGGTTATGCTTCGGATGTCATCAAGCCCATGCCCTCGGTCAGGGAGTATTTCAGCTTCTCGACCAGCATGCTTTTTGCGTTCGGGTTTATTTTCGAGTTGCCACTTTTCATGTTCTTCCTCTCGATCCTTGGGATCGTGACGCACCAGACCCTGCGCAAATATCGTAAGTTCGCCATATTGGGGAGCTTCGTCGTGGCAGCCGTGCTCACTCCGCCGGATGTTGTCTCCCAGTCGCTGATGGCCGGGCCGCTCTGCATTCTGTACGAAGTAGGCATCTGGGTAGCTTATGCGTTCGGCAAGAAGCGAAAAGAGTCCCCGGCGGAAGATGACGCGACGGCGGAAGCCAAGGGATAA
- the hisB gene encoding imidazoleglycerol-phosphate dehydratase HisB: MHPRTGRIDRETRETRISVVVNLDGKGVCSVQTGFGFADHMLDLLGHWAGFDLEISCKGDLHIDAHHSLEDIGLCLGNALSMALGERRGIARVGCAKVPMDEALTEVCLDLSGRSYLVYEENVLPAVIAGEEKDLWREFLKSLASKAGMNLHVRMLYGQNGHHLLESVFKGLGLALRQAVRVEREDVLSTKGGLDS, encoded by the coding sequence ATGCATCCTCGTACAGGCCGTATCGATCGAGAGACCCGGGAAACCCGGATTTCCGTGGTTGTGAATCTCGACGGAAAGGGTGTCTGCTCGGTGCAAACAGGGTTCGGATTCGCCGACCACATGCTTGATCTTTTGGGCCATTGGGCCGGTTTCGATCTTGAGATCTCCTGCAAGGGCGATCTGCATATAGATGCGCATCACTCCCTGGAGGACATCGGCTTGTGCCTCGGTAACGCCTTGAGCATGGCCCTTGGAGAGCGCCGGGGCATCGCCCGGGTAGGGTGCGCGAAGGTTCCCATGGACGAAGCCCTGACCGAGGTCTGTCTCGACCTTTCGGGACGGTCCTATCTGGTGTACGAGGAAAACGTCCTGCCGGCCGTTATCGCCGGAGAGGAAAAGGATCTGTGGCGTGAATTTCTGAAATCCCTGGCGTCCAAGGCGGGCATGAACCTGCACGTGCGCATGCTTTACGGACAAAACGGGCACCATCTGCTGGAATCGGTATTCAAGGGACTCGGCCTGGCTCTGCGTCAGGCCGTGCGCGTGGAACGCGAAGACGTGCTCAGCACCAAAGGAGGTCTCGACTCATGA